The genomic window CCTCGGCCTGGTCCTGAAGCGGGAGGAGGAGGGCTCGACCTTCTTCAACGAGGGGGTCGCGTTTCCCCACGCGCGCGTCGAGAATCTGGATACTCCCGTCGTCGCCATGGGCGTCACCCGCCAGGGGGTGGCGGATCTCTCCCTCGAGAAACCGGTCGAGTATATCTTCCTGGTGCTCACGCCCGCGGAGTCTCCCGATATCCAGGTCCGGATCCTGGGGATCCTCGCCCGGGTCTCCCGGAACCGGCACCTCCTCCTGAAGATCCAATCCTGCCGTACCCCGGAAGAGGTTCTCTCGGCCGTTCAGGACTGGGAGGCGCAGCAGGCCGTCAGCGTGGTTGAACCCGCCCGGTAAACCTCCGGGAAAAGGAAGTTCCCACCGGTTTCCTTGCCCCCTCTCCGCGCCCGGGGGGATAGAATGGTACTGCGTGCCGTGAACCGTTGTCTCCGAAGAGGAAGCCAAAGGCGGCGCCTATGGTACCCTCCGCAGGACACCCCCGGGAATCCATCACCGCCGGCGTCCCGGCCGGCTCCGCTTCTTCCATACCCGTTCATGCCCTTCGCGTCGAAGAGGTTTACGCGGCGCTCTCCTCCCGGCCGGGGGGGCTTCCCCCGGCGGAAGTCGAGGAACGCCTGCGGCGCCATGGGCCGAACGCGATCCGCGAGATCCGCGGTACGCCCCTTTCCGTGAAGTTCCTTTCCCAGTTCACCCACCTTATGGCCCTCCTGCTCTGGGCCGGAGGGCTGATCGGATTCCTCGCCGGGATGCCCCAGCTCGGCGTGGCGATCTGGGTGGTCAACGTGGTCAACGGGGCTTTCAGCTTCTGGCAGGAGTACAAGGCGGAGAAGGCGACCGAGGCGCTGCGGCGGCTCCTTCCGGCGTACGCCCGCGTGGTCCGTGGAGGAGAGGAGCAGCGGGTCGAGGCGTCGGCCCTCGTCCCCGGCGACCTGCTCCTTCTGTCGGAAGGGGAGCACATCTCGGCGGACGCCCGCCTCGTCGCGGAGGCGGAATTGCGGGTGGACCAGTCCACCCTGACCGGCGAGTCGCACCCCGTCCGCAAGATGTGCGATCCCGCCCCGGCGCAGGGGTTGGCCCGGACCGAGATTCCCAACCTCGTCTTCGCGGGAACCGGGGTCGCCGCGGGAACGGGGACCGCGATCGTCTTCGCCACCGGCATGGAGACGGAGTTCGGGAAGATCGCCGGCCTCACCCAGGAAATGGAGGGGGAGCGCAGCCCCCTGCAGAAGGAAATGGAGCGGGCGACCCGGGTGGTGACCGCGCTGGCCACGGGCGTGGGCCTCCTGTTTTTCGCCCTTGCCGTCCTCCTGGCGGGGATGCCCCTGGCGGAAGGGTTCCTCTTCGCCCTGGGGATGATCGTGGCCTTCGTGCCGGAGGGGATGCTCCCGACGGTGAGCCTCTCCCTCGCGCTGGGCGTCCAGCGGATGGCCCGCCGAAAGGCGCTCGTCAAGCGGCTCTCCGCCGTCGAGACGCTGGGGTGCACCACGGTCATCTGCACCGACAAGACCGGGACGCTGACGCAGAACGAGATGACGGTGCGGGAGCTGTGGGTCGCGGGGCGGACGGTGACCGTGACCGGCGTGGGCTACGCACCGGGAGGGGGATTCCTCGTCGACGGCCTTCCCCTTCCGCAGGACGACCCCCTTCGCACCGACCTTCGCCCGCTCCTCCTCTGCGGGGCGCTGTGCAACAACGCCCGCCTGCTTCCGCTCGACGCCGCATCGGGGCGCTGGTCCATCCTGGGCGACCCCACGGAGGCGGCCCTGAAGGTCGTGGCCGTCAAGGGCGGGGTCGACCTCGAGGCCGAGGCGGCGCGCTCCCCGAGGATCCGCGAGATCCCCTTCGACTCCCGCCGGAAGCGGATGGCCACGGTCCATTCGTCGGAGGGGAATTGGACGGTCCGGGTGAAGGGCGCCCCGCAGGAGGTGCTCCGGCGCTGCTCCGGCATCCGTTGGGGAGGAGAGGACCGGGCGATCGGGGAGGCGGAAACGGCGCAGGTCAACGCGGCCAACGACGATCTCGCCCGGGCGGGGCTGCGCGTGCTGGCGGTCGCCGAGAGGCGCCTGCCGGCCTCCTCCGCAGGCGAGGAGGCCGGGGAGCTCGAGCGGGACCTCACTCTCCTGGGCCTCGTCGCGATGATGGATCCGCCCCGGCCGGAGGTCATCGAGGCGGTGTCCCGGTGCCACCGCGCCGGGATCCGGATCGTCATGATCACCGGCGACTATGCGCTGACGGCGGAGAGCATCGCCCGGCGGGTCGGGATCCTGCGCACCCCGAAGCCCCGCCTGCTGAACGGCGCCGAGCTGGACGGAATGGAGGAGGAGGCCCTCAAAGGGGCGCTCCGGGACGAGGTGATCCTCGCCCGGGTGACGCCGGAGCACAAGCTGCGGGTGGTCACCGCCCTGAAGGAGATGGGACACATCGTAGCGGTGACCGGAGACGGGGTGAACGACGCCCCCGCGCTGAAAAAAGCGGACATCGGGGTGGCGATGGGCCTCTCGGGGACGGACGTGGCCAAGGAAGCCGCCGACATGGTCCTTGCCGACGACAACTTCGCCTCCATCGTCAACGCGGTGGAAGAGGGGCGCGCCGTCTTCGCCAACATCAAGAAGTTCCTCACCTACATCTTTACGAGCAACGCCCCCGAGGCGGTGCCGTTCATCCTCTTCGCCTTCACCGCGGGGCGCATCCCGTTG from bacterium includes these protein-coding regions:
- a CDS encoding cation-transporting P-type ATPase, with protein sequence MVPSAGHPRESITAGVPAGSASSIPVHALRVEEVYAALSSRPGGLPPAEVEERLRRHGPNAIREIRGTPLSVKFLSQFTHLMALLLWAGGLIGFLAGMPQLGVAIWVVNVVNGAFSFWQEYKAEKATEALRRLLPAYARVVRGGEEQRVEASALVPGDLLLLSEGEHISADARLVAEAELRVDQSTLTGESHPVRKMCDPAPAQGLARTEIPNLVFAGTGVAAGTGTAIVFATGMETEFGKIAGLTQEMEGERSPLQKEMERATRVVTALATGVGLLFFALAVLLAGMPLAEGFLFALGMIVAFVPEGMLPTVSLSLALGVQRMARRKALVKRLSAVETLGCTTVICTDKTGTLTQNEMTVRELWVAGRTVTVTGVGYAPGGGFLVDGLPLPQDDPLRTDLRPLLLCGALCNNARLLPLDAASGRWSILGDPTEAALKVVAVKGGVDLEAEAARSPRIREIPFDSRRKRMATVHSSEGNWTVRVKGAPQEVLRRCSGIRWGGEDRAIGEAETAQVNAANDDLARAGLRVLAVAERRLPASSAGEEAGELERDLTLLGLVAMMDPPRPEVIEAVSRCHRAGIRIVMITGDYALTAESIARRVGILRTPKPRLLNGAELDGMEEEALKGALRDEVILARVTPEHKLRVVTALKEMGHIVAVTGDGVNDAPALKKADIGVAMGLSGTDVAKEAADMVLADDNFASIVNAVEEGRAVFANIKKFLTYIFTSNAPEAVPFILFAFTAGRIPLALNVMQILSIDLGTDLVPALALGAEPPEPGLMDRPPRRLSEHAITGSLLLRAYLFLGVIQSAAAMAAFYFVFWTNGYWGKWIDLPADGSLYRAATAMTLAAVVATQVGNLFAQRTERASVFHGGFFRNRLVWVGIATEVGLLLLIVHVPFLQSIFGTAGFPAQGWGFLLLCVPALLLADEGRKALLRFRERATNPGGVT